The Halomicronema hongdechloris C2206 genome includes a window with the following:
- a CDS encoding nucleotidyltransferase domain-containing protein, with amino-acid sequence MAIDLQQCRDNFRQRTANQRAAREALRSQVHEAIVAAILEVVPAYPAITQIYLFGSITQPGQFRHHSDIDIAVAGTDAATYFALWRDLETAYPNQAIDLREINQPCHFADIVRQTGELIYESTGSPAQGEH; translated from the coding sequence ATGGCAATTGACCTGCAGCAATGTCGCGACAACTTCCGCCAACGAACCGCCAATCAGCGGGCAGCGCGGGAAGCGTTGCGATCGCAGGTCCATGAAGCGATCGTTGCAGCTATTCTTGAGGTTGTTCCGGCCTATCCTGCAATCACTCAGATCTATCTGTTTGGCTCCATTACCCAGCCCGGACAATTTCGCCACCATTCCGACATTGACATTGCCGTAGCGGGCACTGATGCCGCCACTTACTTTGCCCTCTGGCGTGATTTAGAAACTGCCTACCCCAACCAGGCGATTGACCTGCGAGAAATTAACCAGCCCTGCCACTTTGCCGATATCGTTCGCCAGACCGGAGAACTGATCTATGAATCCACAGGCAGCCCTGCTCAAGGCGAACATTGA
- a CDS encoding LIC_10190 family membrane protein → MLYFIAVWSLLGGVSWLMGTALLHGWRADCFDRVGDRAMVALWLGIGLLSQGLLLLSLGLPLSPMVGAGVAIASLLLLAWAPVRADLSKLWRQVSWPLVVATIAWVAVVATYMTRRVTWYDTGLYHYGAIRWLSDYGAVPGLALLMENFGFTSAWFALAAPLNAAPIASQVSAITNGLALLLATGQGLMGLRRWLTGRARFPDKFMVIFLGLVLPAMTLTSFLSAILLSPSPDIPVIFLTGMVAWSLLVVANQPPLPSGSATPSGWDATLIPLILATAAVSIKLSALPLLPVALLFYWRQRPWTLRRLLVGGVLAAGLMVPFMAFGIITSGCPFYPSAALCLEVPWRLSAAQADAAAEVIRIWDNAFGTPPAETNSLLWRLWQWLQFARLNVVMLVLLVVSILVVSIAGRGGTFGVARQHKLAGTPWLFGLSLLGMLFILLRAPMIRFGLGYFVMTPAVAIALLRPFAVSRSHGRLPQGVSGQTLHNLIFLAFWAGFGVVGALHLLRSDMPARWLLPPAMPTTDVEVRQSYDVNYVSPNNDRGQCWDAPLPCAPGDKAIRLRNPAQGIDAGFVPADPAD, encoded by the coding sequence ATGCTGTATTTCATCGCGGTGTGGAGCTTACTAGGGGGTGTGAGCTGGCTGATGGGCACGGCCTTACTGCATGGGTGGCGGGCTGACTGTTTCGATCGGGTCGGTGATCGCGCCATGGTGGCTCTATGGTTGGGAATTGGCCTGCTGTCGCAGGGGTTGTTGTTGCTGTCGCTGGGCCTACCGCTATCGCCCATGGTGGGGGCAGGCGTTGCGATCGCATCCCTGCTCTTGCTGGCCTGGGCACCCGTTCGCGCCGACCTAAGCAAACTCTGGCGGCAGGTGTCTTGGCCGCTGGTGGTGGCGACGATCGCGTGGGTGGCAGTGGTGGCAACCTACATGACTCGACGAGTGACCTGGTATGATACCGGACTCTATCACTATGGGGCGATTCGCTGGCTATCGGACTATGGTGCCGTCCCTGGCTTGGCCCTGCTGATGGAAAACTTTGGCTTTACCTCCGCCTGGTTTGCCCTGGCGGCTCCGCTGAATGCCGCCCCGATCGCATCCCAGGTGAGTGCCATCACCAACGGGCTCGCTTTGCTGCTCGCAACCGGGCAGGGGCTGATGGGGCTGCGACGCTGGCTCACCGGTCGGGCCCGCTTCCCCGACAAATTCATGGTGATCTTTTTAGGGTTGGTGTTGCCTGCCATGACCCTGACGTCGTTTTTATCCGCGATTCTGCTGTCTCCGTCCCCCGATATTCCGGTGATTTTTCTGACTGGGATGGTGGCTTGGAGCCTCCTCGTGGTGGCTAATCAGCCGCCATTGCCATCAGGATCTGCTACACCATCGGGGTGGGATGCCACTTTGATTCCGCTGATCCTGGCGACGGCAGCCGTTTCCATCAAGCTGTCAGCCCTACCATTACTCCCAGTAGCACTGCTGTTTTATTGGAGGCAGCGTCCATGGACGCTGCGGCGATTACTCGTCGGCGGAGTACTGGCTGCAGGGCTGATGGTGCCCTTCATGGCCTTTGGGATCATCACGTCAGGTTGTCCCTTTTATCCCTCCGCTGCCCTCTGCTTAGAGGTGCCCTGGCGGCTCTCGGCGGCCCAAGCGGATGCGGCGGCAGAGGTGATCCGAATCTGGGATAATGCTTTTGGGACGCCCCCCGCCGAGACCAACTCATTGTTGTGGCGGTTGTGGCAGTGGCTGCAGTTTGCCCGCCTCAATGTGGTGATGTTGGTGCTGTTAGTTGTGTCTATCTTAGTTGTGTCTATCGCGGGTAGGGGGGGCACGTTTGGGGTTGCCCGCCAGCACAAGCTTGCCGGCACTCCCTGGCTGTTTGGCCTCAGTCTGCTGGGAATGCTATTTATTCTGCTGCGGGCGCCGATGATACGCTTCGGCCTCGGTTACTTCGTCATGACCCCAGCCGTTGCGATCGCACTGTTGAGACCGTTCGCCGTCAGCCGAAGTCATGGCCGCTTGCCTCAGGGGGTTTCCGGCCAAACCTTGCATAATCTCATCTTCCTGGCCTTTTGGGCCGGCTTCGGGGTAGTGGGTGCCCTGCACCTGCTACGGTCAGATATGCCTGCGCGCTGGCTGTTACCACCAGCTATGCCAACAACCGACGTTGAAGTCAGACAATCCTACGACGTTAACTATGTCTCCCCCAACAATGATCGGGGACAGTGTTGGGATGCCCCACTGCCCTGTGCTCCCGGCGATAAAGCTATCCGTCTACGCAACCCAGCTCAGGGCATTGACGCTGGCTTCGTCCCAGCGGACCCCGCAGACTAA
- a CDS encoding Uma2 family endonuclease, with the protein MNPLLIEKLNAHPELLSDQTDQQYTITGVSWQAYEALLSDLGDDFPGLRVHYLDGTLEITMPGRRHEVLKDNIAGLLRAYFEETRTRFYGLGSTTFTVEAKRRGAEPDVSFCIGTNKELPDIAIEVVHTSGSINKLDVYQGLSVAEVWFWQGQQFRVYHLLEEGYKRCDRSQFLPDLDLTLLATYVQYPEPLDAVVEFRQALGETR; encoded by the coding sequence ATGAATCCCCTACTTATAGAAAAACTGAACGCCCATCCCGAACTACTGTCTGACCAGACCGATCAGCAATACACCATTACGGGGGTCAGCTGGCAGGCTTACGAAGCGCTGCTCTCTGACCTGGGAGACGATTTCCCCGGACTGAGGGTTCACTATCTGGATGGGACACTAGAGATTACCATGCCCGGTCGTCGGCACGAAGTTTTGAAAGATAACATCGCGGGCTTGCTGAGGGCCTACTTCGAAGAAACCCGTACCCGCTTTTATGGTCTTGGGTCCACCACCTTTACAGTTGAAGCTAAACGACGCGGAGCCGAGCCGGATGTGTCGTTTTGCATTGGTACCAATAAGGAATTGCCAGACATTGCCATCGAAGTGGTGCACACCAGTGGCAGCATCAATAAGCTCGACGTTTATCAGGGCTTGAGTGTGGCAGAGGTATGGTTCTGGCAAGGTCAGCAATTTAGGGTCTATCACCTGCTAGAGGAAGGGTACAAGCGGTGCGATCGCAGCCAATTTCTCCCTGATTTGGACCTCACCCTGCTGGCTACCTACGTTCAATACCCGGAACCGCTAGATGCGGTCGTAGAATTTCGGCAAGCCCTGGGCGAAACAAGGTGA
- a CDS encoding uracil-DNA glycosylase family protein, with the protein MASQVAENLLFSQFSSKGFEVISDILSSLFTISKTELTELYTRLNDDFDNDHPSPIFVDRAFFTSMDEGFRAIYAQSPVIAVDLPSILELDNGDINKPTVVILGQDPKNDHDFENIIVGTPYALHSKECRIKHTKRYFEMVFVLLSLGYRVYLTDIFKVWVCDPTSPYSRCKLPRIDQERFFRILELEFQAVKPVALITWGNEAANSLSAVNIEVPHLRFLHPGRAANGAWKRLIGKSPTDANKLEYWRTRIFESLSGLGAIES; encoded by the coding sequence ATGGCATCTCAAGTAGCTGAAAATCTTCTCTTCTCTCAGTTCTCCTCAAAAGGGTTTGAAGTTATCTCTGATATTCTTAGCTCTCTTTTCACTATATCAAAGACTGAGCTTACTGAGCTTTACACAAGATTGAACGATGACTTTGACAATGATCATCCTTCTCCAATTTTTGTTGATCGAGCTTTTTTCACAAGTATGGATGAAGGTTTTCGAGCAATATATGCACAATCTCCTGTAATTGCTGTTGACTTACCAAGCATTCTTGAGTTAGACAATGGGGACATCAATAAACCAACTGTCGTCATTCTTGGACAAGATCCCAAAAATGATCATGATTTTGAGAATATTATTGTTGGAACTCCTTATGCATTACATTCGAAGGAATGCCGTATAAAACATACGAAGCGATATTTTGAAATGGTCTTCGTATTGCTCAGCTTGGGCTATAGAGTGTATTTGACCGACATATTTAAAGTATGGGTTTGCGACCCTACCAGTCCCTATTCAAGATGCAAGTTGCCGCGAATAGATCAAGAGAGATTCTTTCGTATTTTGGAATTAGAATTCCAGGCCGTAAAGCCTGTTGCATTAATAACATGGGGTAATGAAGCCGCTAACAGCTTATCTGCTGTCAATATAGAAGTTCCTCACCTCAGGTTTCTTCATCCTGGCAGAGCAGCAAATGGAGCATGGAAAAGGCTAATAGGTAAATCTCCTACTGATGCCAACAAGCTTGAATACTGGAGGACAAGGATTTTTGAATCACTGTCTGGCTTAGGAGCGATCGAAAGTTGA
- a CDS encoding DUF29 domain-containing protein, whose amino-acid sequence MTAPLQQPSGLYDQDYVLWLEATVDLLRQGKLEQIDIPSLIEELEDMGRSEKRALESNLEVLLRHLLKYQYQPERRSNSWRFTILEQRDRIERLFRDSPSLKPYYESVFADCYARARRKAAVETGLSIEVFPENAPFTPAETLNPDFLPAI is encoded by the coding sequence ATGACTGCACCCTTGCAGCAACCCTCCGGTCTGTACGATCAGGACTATGTACTCTGGCTTGAAGCCACGGTAGATCTGCTGCGGCAAGGCAAGCTAGAACAGATCGATATTCCCAGCTTGATTGAAGAGCTTGAAGACATGGGGCGGAGCGAGAAACGGGCATTAGAAAGCAATCTGGAAGTGCTCTTGAGGCACCTGCTGAAGTACCAGTATCAGCCAGAACGACGCTCCAACAGCTGGCGATTTACCATTCTGGAGCAGCGCGATCGCATCGAACGCCTCTTTCGTGACAGCCCCAGCCTCAAACCTTACTATGAGTCTGTCTTTGCAGACTGCTACGCCCGCGCCCGCAGAAAAGCTGCCGTCGAAACCGGGCTGTCTATCGAGGTCTTTCCCGAGAATGCTCCCTTTACCCCTGCAGAAACCCTGAATCCCGATTTTCTCCCTGCAATCTAA
- a CDS encoding SWIM zinc finger family protein: MSQFSRTWWGQKFIAAMEELTDSGRLSRGRSYARGKKVKSFGIKDGIVSAQVRGSVNPYFGVYEEPLYTTTIEFQPISAAQWSDAIAHIAAKASLISRLLLNEIPDTIEDTFKQLNLHLLPASRKDFDAHCSCPDWSNPCKHIAGVYYLVAAELDRDPFLLFELRGLSRQNLLQELAKSPLGQALSAELQLEKKPPRPMGSYYPPLRTTAADSCTNLRDFWQGAKRLPQTMDPCYPSPVSGIAVKKQGDFPAFWERDNSFIEAMETLYDTVRAKAQL; this comes from the coding sequence ATGAGCCAGTTTAGCCGCACCTGGTGGGGACAGAAGTTTATCGCAGCCATGGAGGAACTGACCGACTCCGGGCGCCTCAGTCGGGGACGATCCTATGCCAGGGGCAAAAAGGTCAAAAGCTTCGGCATTAAAGACGGCATTGTTTCCGCCCAGGTGCGTGGGTCTGTGAATCCCTACTTTGGGGTGTACGAAGAACCCCTCTACACGACGACGATCGAGTTTCAGCCGATCAGCGCGGCTCAGTGGTCCGATGCGATCGCACACATTGCCGCCAAAGCCAGCCTGATCTCCCGCCTGCTGCTGAACGAAATTCCTGACACCATCGAAGACACCTTCAAGCAACTGAATCTGCACCTGCTGCCCGCCAGCCGCAAGGACTTCGATGCCCACTGCTCCTGCCCTGACTGGAGCAACCCCTGCAAGCACATCGCCGGGGTCTACTATCTAGTGGCGGCTGAGCTCGACCGCGATCCCTTCCTGTTGTTTGAACTGCGAGGGCTGTCGCGGCAAAACCTACTCCAGGAACTGGCGAAATCTCCCTTAGGGCAAGCGCTGTCGGCCGAACTCCAGCTTGAGAAAAAGCCTCCCCGACCGATGGGGTCCTACTACCCACCGCTCCGTACCACGGCAGCCGACAGTTGCACCAATCTGCGAGATTTTTGGCAAGGCGCCAAGCGGCTACCGCAAACCATGGACCCTTGCTATCCTAGCCCGGTATCTGGCATCGCCGTTAAGAAACAGGGAGATTTCCCGGCCTTCTGGGAACGGGACAACTCCTTTATTGAAGCCATGGAAACCCTCTACGACACGGTCAGAGCCAAGGCACAACTGTAG
- a CDS encoding aldehyde dehydrogenase has translation MTALSSLGAPAEILQQQRAFFATGATKSLTFRAEQLKRLKAAVLQRQTEIVAATKADLGRPEYEGYFELGVLNELTYILKRFRRWAQPRRVGLPLTQWPGSAWVQPEPLGTVLIIGPWNYPFQLLISPLMGAMAAGNCAILKPSELAPATSRVIAQLVNDTFEPHYIAAVEGGVETAQALLAQKVDHIFFTGGTRVGKIVMEAAAKQLTPVTLELGGKSPCIVDQDVDIGVTAKRIIWGKYVNAGQTCIAPDYLLVHEAIKPALMTALQQTLRTFFGEDPAASPDLARIVNDRQFDRLTRLLAGDAIAIGGDTDRDTRYIAPTILDNVSWDAAIMQDEIFGPILPVLTFQDIETAISQINARPKPLALYLFTRNQALQDHVLANTSSGGACLNDVFLQVAIWGLPFGGVGDSGIGAYHGKASFETFSHQKSVLKKPFWFDLAWRYAPYAGKLNVFKKIINAS, from the coding sequence ATGACTGCGCTTTCTAGCCTTGGGGCCCCAGCTGAAATTCTGCAACAGCAGCGGGCATTTTTTGCCACCGGAGCAACAAAATCCCTGACGTTCCGGGCAGAGCAACTGAAACGTCTGAAAGCAGCAGTGCTGCAGCGGCAAACGGAGATTGTGGCGGCCACCAAAGCCGATCTGGGACGCCCTGAGTATGAGGGCTATTTTGAACTGGGCGTCCTCAATGAATTGACCTACATCCTCAAACGCTTCCGCAGGTGGGCTCAGCCAAGACGGGTTGGCTTGCCCCTGACTCAATGGCCCGGGTCAGCCTGGGTGCAACCGGAACCCCTAGGCACGGTGCTGATCATTGGGCCGTGGAACTATCCATTTCAGCTGCTAATATCGCCGCTGATGGGAGCAATGGCGGCGGGTAATTGTGCCATTCTCAAGCCTTCGGAACTAGCCCCTGCCACCTCCAGGGTGATCGCTCAGTTAGTCAACGACACCTTCGAGCCCCACTACATCGCCGCCGTGGAAGGAGGGGTTGAAACTGCTCAGGCCCTCCTGGCTCAGAAGGTTGACCATATCTTTTTTACCGGCGGTACCCGAGTGGGGAAAATTGTCATGGAAGCTGCCGCTAAGCAGCTAACGCCGGTCACGTTAGAACTAGGTGGCAAAAGCCCCTGCATCGTCGACCAAGATGTCGATATTGGTGTGACTGCCAAACGAATTATCTGGGGCAAGTACGTCAACGCCGGACAAACCTGCATCGCCCCAGACTATCTGTTGGTGCACGAGGCCATTAAGCCGGCGCTCATGACCGCCCTGCAACAAACCCTGCGAACATTCTTTGGGGAAGATCCGGCTGCAAGCCCTGACCTGGCGCGAATCGTGAACGATCGGCAGTTTGACCGGTTGACTCGCCTGCTGGCAGGAGACGCGATCGCCATTGGGGGTGACACCGACCGCGACACCCGCTACATTGCCCCCACAATCCTTGACAACGTCAGTTGGGATGCTGCCATCATGCAGGACGAAATTTTTGGGCCAATTCTGCCGGTGTTGACGTTTCAGGACATAGAGACGGCGATCTCGCAGATTAATGCTCGTCCCAAACCCTTGGCGTTGTACCTGTTTACCCGCAATCAGGCCCTCCAGGACCACGTACTGGCCAATACCTCTTCTGGCGGTGCTTGCCTGAATGATGTATTTTTGCAAGTCGCTATCTGGGGACTGCCCTTTGGTGGTGTCGGTGACAGCGGCATCGGTGCCTATCACGGCAAAGCCAGTTTTGAGACCTTTTCTCACCAGAAGAGTGTGCTGAAGAAGCCATTCTGGTTTGATCTCGCCTGGCGATACGCGCCCTACGCCGGTAAACTCAATGTTTTCAAGAAGATTATCAACGCGTCCTGA
- a CDS encoding LmeA family phospholipid-binding protein codes for MDAIAVVLASLLALGSPVGVVVDKLAADAIRDQLVAAEALQVRVDNASTLQLLNGRLERVRIAGQGLYPVADFRINRFALESDPIDVSIGALRRGEIALDRPLQAAMHLELREADLNQFLQSAWLQQQLQALEFALPGQTAREANRYEFTNPRLALLPDNRLQLALDLQDTVSADTLPIELEVGVAIASGHQLQLLDPVLTVDGQVVPAQVLRSLLGGMQSRLSLRQLEDSGIGMRVLQFAIQDNSLDIVMFVKVEPSSPWLME; via the coding sequence ATGGATGCGATCGCAGTGGTGTTGGCTAGCCTATTGGCCCTAGGGTCCCCGGTGGGGGTTGTGGTCGACAAATTGGCGGCGGATGCCATTCGAGATCAACTGGTGGCTGCAGAAGCGCTGCAGGTGCGGGTGGATAATGCCTCGACTTTGCAGCTGCTGAATGGCCGCTTGGAGCGGGTGCGGATTGCGGGCCAAGGTCTGTATCCGGTGGCGGATTTCCGCATCAATCGATTTGCATTGGAGAGCGATCCCATCGATGTGAGTATAGGGGCATTGCGTCGGGGAGAGATTGCACTGGATCGGCCCCTGCAGGCCGCCATGCATCTGGAATTGCGAGAAGCAGATCTCAATCAGTTCTTACAGTCGGCGTGGCTGCAGCAGCAACTGCAGGCGTTGGAATTTGCTCTGCCGGGGCAAACTGCTCGCGAGGCTAATCGTTACGAGTTCACGAATCCTCGCTTGGCCCTCCTTCCGGATAACCGCCTGCAGTTGGCTCTGGATCTGCAGGATACGGTTTCTGCGGATACCTTGCCCATTGAGCTGGAGGTGGGGGTTGCGATCGCATCGGGCCACCAGCTGCAATTGCTCGATCCTGTCCTCACTGTGGATGGGCAAGTGGTTCCGGCGCAAGTATTGCGCTCGTTGCTAGGGGGGATGCAATCTCGGCTGAGTCTACGCCAATTAGAAGACTCAGGCATAGGGATGCGGGTACTGCAGTTTGCCATCCAAGACAACAGTCTGGACATAGTCATGTTTGTCAAAGTAGAACCATCGTCTCCTTGGTTAATGGAGTAG
- a CDS encoding DEAD/DEAH box helicase: MDRFEFEYWQVDCYPTLTAAKTSNYSQSVVNNVVPLLNDVHFIAMHHLSDIQMGADLLFWFHVTQAWKRIIFQDQYIPALKYRQLQAPKAAKAKRKTKSDAVGTFQIYPGWEFIGEAYETTLQQYVDYMPLMCAAGFAAPPDTPQVYDRLSLLRHFSDCLLTDIITHTYATQGYEKTIADSVIYACLKQSSGGTYWTTADRLEQFKQWQAWRDRIVRTQTDQPFYLYFHLQDPVKPEEPWQLQFQVAPKHDPSLKVSLEDYWRMRPKQQNQVKAQLGGEFEQNLLLNLGYAARIYPDLWQGLETDQPVGITLALDAAFNFLKESAWVLENAGYKVIVPAWWTPKGRKRAKVRLKAQGKSLGGNTKAKSYFSFETLVQYQYELAIGGERVTEQEWNQLVNAKTPLVKFRGQWMELDQDKMRQMLEFWQTQQAENPEMSLMDFIKLTAEGDGDELEVECDRNDALAEMLEKLSNKGQLQPVDDPETFQGNLREYQKRGVSWLQYLEQLGLNGCLADDMGLGKTVQVIARLLQEREQAQAEQGQRIPPTLLVAPTSVIGNWFHEIHKFAPEIRAVVHHGSDRAKESKHFKQLCRDHDIVITSFALARKDAKLFNGIEWHRIVLDEAQNIKNPKAALTKAILKFSSPHRLALTGTPIENRLMDLWSIFNFLNPGYLGTQAQFRRGFELPIQKDNSPRQSATLKKLVEPFILRRVKTDQSIIKDLPDKVEQKLFCNLTKEQASLYEAVVKDVEEQLQGSEGIQRKGLILSTLMKLKQVCNHPMQFLQDGSDFTAARSHKLTRLTEMVEEAMAEEESLLIFTQFTELGAALEKYLRHTCHFNTYYLHGGTSRKKREAMITQFQDPETEPSAFVLSLKAGGVGITLTKANRVFHFDRWWNPSVEDQATDRAFRIGQKKNVFVHKFVAIGTLEERVDQMIEDKKKLAGAIVGSDESWLTELDNDAFRELISLNKRAIME; this comes from the coding sequence GTGGATCGCTTCGAGTTTGAGTACTGGCAGGTGGACTGTTACCCCACCTTAACCGCCGCCAAAACCAGTAATTATAGCCAGTCTGTGGTCAATAATGTGGTGCCTCTGCTGAATGATGTGCACTTCATCGCCATGCACCATCTCAGCGACATCCAGATGGGGGCCGACCTACTGTTTTGGTTTCATGTCACCCAGGCCTGGAAGCGCATTATCTTTCAAGATCAATACATTCCAGCCCTAAAATATCGGCAGCTACAAGCTCCCAAAGCTGCAAAAGCTAAGCGCAAAACCAAGTCCGACGCAGTGGGTACGTTTCAGATTTATCCCGGTTGGGAGTTTATCGGTGAAGCCTATGAAACCACCCTGCAGCAGTATGTGGACTATATGCCGCTGATGTGTGCGGCGGGCTTCGCAGCGCCCCCAGACACGCCACAAGTTTATGATCGCCTCTCCCTGCTGCGTCACTTTTCTGACTGTTTGCTGACCGATATCATCACCCACACCTACGCCACCCAGGGCTACGAAAAAACCATTGCGGATTCAGTGATTTACGCCTGCCTGAAACAATCCAGCGGTGGCACCTATTGGACGACAGCAGACCGGCTAGAGCAGTTCAAACAGTGGCAGGCCTGGCGCGATCGCATCGTCCGCACCCAGACCGACCAGCCTTTTTACCTCTATTTTCATCTGCAAGACCCGGTTAAGCCCGAGGAACCCTGGCAACTCCAGTTTCAGGTGGCCCCCAAGCATGATCCGTCTCTGAAAGTCTCCCTGGAGGACTACTGGCGCATGCGCCCCAAACAGCAGAACCAGGTGAAAGCTCAGCTGGGGGGTGAGTTCGAGCAAAACCTACTGCTGAACCTGGGCTATGCCGCCCGCATCTATCCTGACCTGTGGCAGGGACTGGAGACGGACCAGCCCGTCGGCATTACTCTGGCTCTGGACGCCGCCTTCAATTTCCTGAAGGAATCGGCCTGGGTGCTGGAGAACGCCGGGTACAAGGTGATCGTCCCCGCCTGGTGGACTCCCAAGGGACGCAAGCGCGCCAAGGTCCGCCTCAAGGCCCAGGGCAAATCCCTCGGGGGCAATACCAAAGCCAAAAGCTATTTTTCCTTCGAGACCCTGGTGCAGTACCAGTACGAGCTGGCCATTGGCGGGGAACGGGTGACCGAGCAGGAGTGGAACCAGTTAGTCAATGCCAAGACCCCCTTGGTTAAGTTTCGCGGCCAGTGGATGGAGCTGGACCAGGACAAAATGCGGCAGATGCTGGAGTTTTGGCAGACCCAGCAGGCGGAGAATCCGGAAATGAGCCTGATGGACTTCATCAAGCTGACGGCGGAGGGAGATGGCGACGAGCTCGAGGTCGAGTGCGATCGCAACGATGCCCTGGCCGAGATGCTGGAGAAGCTCAGTAACAAGGGTCAGCTGCAGCCGGTGGACGATCCTGAAACCTTCCAGGGCAACCTACGGGAATACCAGAAGCGGGGCGTTTCCTGGTTGCAATACCTGGAGCAGTTGGGTCTCAACGGCTGTCTGGCCGATGATATGGGATTGGGGAAAACCGTGCAGGTGATCGCCCGCCTGCTGCAGGAGCGGGAACAGGCTCAGGCGGAGCAGGGGCAAAGAATCCCTCCCACCCTGCTAGTTGCTCCTACTTCTGTCATCGGCAACTGGTTTCACGAAATCCACAAGTTTGCCCCGGAGATTCGGGCGGTGGTGCATCATGGTAGCGATCGGGCCAAGGAATCCAAGCACTTCAAACAACTCTGCCGGGACCACGACATCGTGATTACCTCCTTCGCCTTGGCCCGTAAGGATGCCAAGCTGTTCAACGGCATCGAGTGGCACCGGATTGTGCTGGACGAGGCCCAGAACATCAAAAATCCCAAGGCAGCGTTGACCAAGGCCATCCTTAAATTCTCCTCACCCCATCGGCTGGCCCTCACCGGCACCCCCATCGAAAATCGACTCATGGACCTGTGGTCTATCTTCAACTTTTTGAATCCGGGCTATTTGGGTACCCAGGCCCAGTTTCGTCGCGGTTTTGAGCTGCCGATCCAGAAAGACAATAGCCCCCGGCAGTCTGCCACTCTCAAGAAGCTAGTGGAACCCTTCATTCTGCGGCGGGTGAAGACGGATCAGTCCATCATCAAAGACCTGCCCGATAAGGTGGAGCAAAAACTCTTCTGCAACTTAACCAAAGAACAGGCCTCCCTCTACGAAGCCGTGGTGAAGGACGTGGAAGAGCAGTTGCAGGGCAGCGAAGGTATCCAACGTAAGGGCTTGATCCTCAGCACTTTAATGAAGCTGAAGCAGGTTTGCAACCATCCCATGCAGTTTCTACAAGACGGTAGCGACTTTACGGCGGCCCGCTCCCACAAGCTCACCCGCCTCACCGAGATGGTGGAAGAAGCCATGGCTGAGGAGGAAAGCCTGCTGATTTTTACCCAGTTCACCGAGCTGGGAGCCGCCCTGGAAAAGTACCTGCGCCACACCTGCCACTTCAACACCTACTACTTACACGGCGGCACCTCCCGGAAAAAGCGGGAAGCCATGATCACCCAGTTTCAGGATCCGGAGACGGAACCCTCGGCCTTTGTGCTGTCCCTGAAAGCGGGGGGTGTGGGCATCACCCTCACTAAAGCTAACCGCGTCTTTCACTTCGACCGCTGGTGGAACCCCTCGGTGGAGGATCAGGCCACCGACCGCGCCTTCCGCATCGGCCAGAAGAAGAATGTGTTTGTGCATAAGTTTGTGGCCATCGGTACCCTGGAGGAACGCGTCGACCAGATGATCGAAGACAAGAAAAAGCTGGCTGGTGCGATCGTCGGCTCCGATGAATCCTGGCTGACGGAGCTGGATAACGATGCTTTCCGGGAACTGATTTCCCTCAATAAACGCGCCATTATGGAATAA
- a CDS encoding PIN domain-containing protein, translated as MYLVDTDVMIDIQRSYAPALAWFASVSKLPSIPGFVVMELIQDAQNKQQVRTVLQMVAPLQIVWPTETDCARALSDFTAYHLSHQVGLIDALIAACAVGRNATLCTFNVKHYRIIPGLSLEQPYSR; from the coding sequence ATGTACCTCGTTGATACTGATGTCATGATTGACATCCAGCGGAGTTACGCGCCTGCACTCGCGTGGTTTGCCTCTGTCTCAAAACTACCGAGCATTCCTGGGTTTGTCGTAATGGAATTGATTCAGGACGCTCAGAACAAGCAGCAGGTTCGTACAGTTCTACAAATGGTGGCTCCGTTGCAAATCGTTTGGCCTACCGAGACGGATTGCGCCCGTGCTCTGTCTGATTTCACCGCCTATCATCTGTCCCATCAGGTCGGCCTAATTGATGCCTTGATTGCGGCTTGTGCCGTTGGGCGCAATGCAACTCTCTGTACTTTTAACGTGAAGCACTACCGAATCATTCCGGGCTTAAGTCTGGAGCAACCGTATAGTCGTTGA